The proteins below come from a single Benincasa hispida cultivar B227 chromosome 4, ASM972705v1, whole genome shotgun sequence genomic window:
- the LOC120076193 gene encoding uncharacterized mitochondrial protein AtMg00810-like, which produces MTGCKLVDTPMEYNAKLGVINNGVPVSKERYQRLVGKLIYLSHIRPDISYAVSVVSQFMQAPYEEHMNAVERILRYLKGTLKGLMFKKYGKRTIKAYTYSDWAGSVIDRKSTSGYCTFVWGNLVT; this is translated from the coding sequence ATGACTGGTTGTAAACTTGTTGACACACCTATGGAGTATAATGCAAAACTTGGTGTTATAAACAACGGGGTTCCTGTGAGCAAGGAAAGGTACCAGAGGTTGGTTGGAAAGCTGATCTATCTATCCCATATCAGACCAGACATTTCATATGCAGTAAGCGTTGTAAGCCAGTTTATGCAAGCTCCGTATGAGGAACATATGAATGCAGTTGAGCGTATCCTTCGATATTTGAAGGGAACCCTCAAGGGcttaatgtttaaaaaatatggGAAAAGAACGATTAAAGCCTATACATATTCTGATTGGGCAGGCTCTGTTATTGATAGAAAGTCAACTTCTGGATATTGTACCTTTGTCTGGGGTAACCTTGTCACTTGA